The Anastrepha ludens isolate Willacy chromosome 2, idAnaLude1.1, whole genome shotgun sequence DNA window AGAAGCATCTAAGTTTATTAGGCCTCAGACTGTTTGAAGTGATTGCGACTATTCGAGTAAACGCCAACGATTGTTATTGTTGCAACACAAACGCGAATGTGTTATGTGTATTAATAGTTcattttaaatgtatgtatgtctttTCTGGCGTCTTCATTTTTTCAGTAACGGTAATTGGCCGCAATGTTAAAGTATAATCGAAGTCAATTAGCCCATTTATAGATGTAGGTAATTAATTCTGGTTTACATTTGTTCGTTCCAACTAACTGTCGCAGTGATAAAGTGaagttaaatatatgtatgtatgtatataaaaaatgtatttcttgtTTAGCTTATCCACAAAGAAATGGAATGTTTGTTTATGCCACAGTGGCAGTGGTGGTTGCACTACAATCAGTGGTTGCGTTATTTTCTTCTAATACGCTTTGCGTTTGCATTTGAACTTGATCTGCAGGTTCCAAATGCAATTGTGTATCAATAATAGAATTCAAAAGAATCGTAGCTGTAACAGCCGCAGAGCCTGCAGAGTCGGTTGTATCAGCAGTCgcatttgttgttgcattttcaGTTGTGATATTGTCATCAACCGGTGTTTCATTGTTCAATGCTGCTACAATTTGGCTATCCAAGTTGATTGCCTCCTCTGCCGTCTCGGCAAGTTCGTCAGCAGTAACATCAGATGCTGCATTTTCACCGTTGTCTACCTCAGCTTCAATAGGTACTTCCGTGTCTACAGCAACACCGTTACAGCCATTCGTTTCTATAATCAATGGTTCGCCGCCATGCGATTTGATTTCATTTGTGATCTTCTCGCCCACTTTTGAATCaatttcgacaatttttttttgtaacttgtgCTTTAGGTCCAAAGGCCATTTTTTATTCCATTCGCGGAAGAGTTttatctaaatataaaaatgttcaagttattattaaaaatgaaacaaatatgGGACTCGatttacaattatttgttttttaaatatatatatgactcTTTTACTGAAACGTTTTTCAAACCGCTGCTATCGTCGAAAGTTAGCTTAAGGGGGcagcctgctttagagggttcacaaaatcgattttttcgtggatttttttgggaaggaaaaaaaatattcgattgaaacgaaactttcaggttttattgttatatatttcaacagtcttctcaaattttttcattaaaatatatgtcatatcatgcctggtacaagcgcctcgagtgtgcatgtgtcgtgcggcgggaaagatgcaggtcgcaattttcatttcaaaccaaaaacccaaaaaaaaatttatcttagtatagtatagcttctagttaaacccaaaaattaaacaaaaagtgagaacttcaacaatttttcgctaattaaaaaaaaaatcttttttttgggaaaaacaaattcactttagattgtttaaaaagtgggttaatcataactttcttacggttttttaggttcaactagaagagaatttaattccaaatCCAATCAATGTTATTTCGTTTCGATAGgatgtttaactttttccctatctttcccgccagttaggaaaaatcgtaaaaataaaaaaccgaggaatcgcgcgtcaaagtttttgtatatatgtacatacatatgtataccggccgctcgtatacctgctcgacgcttgatcacaatttcttctgtaactccgaaaatattttgaatttgcttctgaaattttgaggacacatttttggatagtttgggaagacatttatgcaaaaaaaaaatcgattttttaagcctctaaagcaggctccccccttaaagggtaatatacagttaaaattttcaaaacctcgattttttttgattttttttctcaatgtacatacataggtatgtatatttaaggatacacacagaaaattcaatatcgttccggtgaatattttcgtagttacacgcaaatttgaaaaagcgCTTGAGGGTACAaagcaaactttaaacgcgtttttctcaaaatggtggtTTCTAAGTTGGTGATAAACTTTACTTGACTTTACGACTataccgattagtctcaaattttatcaCAAGCttcctaaatatattttttagtaattaatcgtaaattttttcccaccgataaatatttttttcttataaacaatttaaggccgaaattttggtcaaaaattgatttttttttctttgagaacTGGCGGCttctttgtcaaaaaaaaattattttgcttatccttcgattaattactagatttaacattactttaacgaaatctgtttggtttgtTAATTGCAGAGGATCCacttcagagatatagtggtcaccgcaaaacgtctttttttgagaggagctcccggagatcagctgtagctcctttccaaataaatatttttactaatactaagacttaaaatacagttaaaagataacatagtAGATGTACACATTTCTAGGTCAATAAATTTAAacgttttctcagaaaaaaatctggaaaattcgcttttttcagctTTCTAACTGTACATGTATTACCCCTTAAGCAGTTGACGTGTAAACTATTATGCACCTGTGTGTAGTTGTGACTTGTTAGTGCTATTTGggttttatgacatttttaccagtatttaatatatttaaaaagcgaCTTAACGTCTGTGGGACTTATTCACCAGTTGTAGAcagttaattttaatatttttttactttttagcaCAGACAAAAATTTACAGTTAGCACCCAATTATAGCGAAACGATCGCAGTCGTAAATGCACACAAGAGATAAACTTATAACGAACATTAAAGTACTTTGAGAGCCAttaggttttttctttttgttttgatcaCAGTAAAAACATTACTTACCCTGCATTGGAATAAACTCATTGGCTTATCTTGGATACCAGTAAGGGCCACAGAGTTCACCATGCCGTTCATATAGACTTCACCAGCCTCGCCCTGCAGCAGGTACTCCACCAAGACCGGCACAAAATCATCACGTTGCAACTCACTCCACTCGTTAAACCACTGTATGATGTAACGGAACTCGCCATCAATTGATAAATTGTTCAtagccatttttttttgtttttttttttcgatattaaaaaatttccgaaacctatttaaaattttggcaGCACAAACTTCAAATTAGTAAATATATCTTTGGGTCAACTAAGTTGCACCAATAAATTTATTCGAAAGCTAGATTTTGCAAATAGTATGCCAGGATAGTGCTGTCGCAAGTTAAACCCACTAATGCCTTGCAATCAactgattttaattatttcactcTTCGTTAGGAACGCCTTTAAGCTCAGCGTTTTTCAATGCGATGCCATTCACGCCACTGCACATTTGCAAATGCTAGTCTAACAACATCGTTTTGTTGTTGCCTCTCATTTTATCCCAGCTCACCTTTTCCACTACTCCGCTTTGCGTTGAACTCTGCGCTGCAATTTTCTTTCACGATCAGAGCCAAAGAGGAAAAACTAGAATATTTCAATTATATACAAACGTAGAAGTTCATGTTTGGTTGTTATGCAGCTGTTTTcgtgatacatacatacacacatatgaatATAAGCGAGTTATTTGTTATTCTATCACAATTGATACTGACCGCTGGCTGGTGTCTGGTGTCTGGCACTATAGCGgtcaaaaatattctttttcttgaatgtttggtttttattctgcagttcttgttgttgtatttgcattttatgTGGAACTCCAATtgcattttgcttttattgtctCACGTAAATAAAGAACTGTCAAAAATAATGGAGAGTCGTAAATCGAAAAACCAGTATTTTAAGGGTGCCTcttattattcaaaatattcatatataccTAGAATATATTATTTTGCTTCTAAAACTATCATTGGGGAATTGGTTCCATATTTTTCCGAgattttttcattaaagttaGGCTTGGATGAAGAAAATTGTACCTTCATTAGAGCATTTCAAACCTATGGTATAAGTTATAAAAAGGTAATAAGGCTATTCACAAGCACGTAAGTACGGatattcacaaacaagtaacttGTCTTAAATCGTTTATTAGCTGTTCTGACGTCATCGGTCGTCAAAGtcgagaaaaagtaaatttctGTTTTCGGAAGACGCCATCCTTTGTATTTTGTACACCATGGTTGAAATATATGAGGGCACGACAAATTTTgggaataaaaaagaaacaaacgaaGAGGAATTTCttccaataaatttttgtttttgtttgtgttctgCTGAATGTTGAGCAGCAATTGTACAAAATACTCAATAAGGGGATTTAAATTAATAGAATGTGCTCAATAAATGTAATTCAGTCAAAATTTCTATTCATACGAAGCATTTGCATATTCAATATAAATTAaccaataattaaatatatgatttATAAATCGATT harbors:
- the LOC128855801 gene encoding uncharacterized protein LOC128855801, which codes for MAMNNLSIDGEFRYIIQWFNEWSELQRDDFVPVLVEYLLQGEAGEVYMNGMVNSVALTGIQDKPMSLFQCRIKLFREWNKKWPLDLKHKLQKKIVEIDSKVGEKITNEIKSHGGEPLIIETNGCNGVAVDTEVPIEAEVDNGENAASDVTADELAETAEEAINLDSQIVAALNNETPVDDNITTENATTNATADTTDSAGSAAVTATILLNSIIDTQLHLEPADQVQMQTQSVLEENNATTDCSATTTATVA